A region from the Bosea sp. RAC05 genome encodes:
- the pilV gene encoding shufflon system plasmid conjugative transfer pilus tip adhesin PilV codes for MKERGSIVIKAVPARRRGLTLIETATALGVVALVLAGFSQTVSTTSEQVRARGTAERLKEVSKAAQQYIDAYSPQILRNATVAAGGNLVIPIGRTVAGGAVPAGPSAELPSVQGAGLLYSDYIDVNPYGQRHSLVVKRGTQGTGRVEGMVITQGGSPIPDRTIGNVATLTGAQGGFVMQTPLAGLAGQIIGTRGGWQASTGSWSSGAVVPTGGRVMSIVGLNDTSLSGPYLARLDIGDPEQNTMRVDLNMGDNRINNARTLCREGNSGDTCLGTGTVEVGPNIHASGSVRADQNVEAGQNVFANQNVIAGQDSIALRDSFTGRNSAVAGNLAVAGQADVVGAVFGGIYYDHVDNRYYLQPGATSNLNNLRTQTLSLDTRVNGTYNKSAVFGGNGTNNQYRLGDLLPRYVLQEGYAATSNTPYVYKPSCGPGGEPKVILQPQADSMGFQANLNITITDDGVFSSPAITNVRREYSALDYGSFWVVQLTGTPQEAGYIWRAMVLTYCYYP; via the coding sequence ATGAAGGAACGCGGCTCCATCGTGATCAAGGCTGTGCCGGCGCGACGCCGTGGTCTGACCCTGATCGAAACCGCGACGGCACTGGGCGTCGTTGCCCTCGTCCTCGCCGGGTTCTCTCAGACCGTTTCCACCACGAGCGAGCAGGTGCGCGCCCGCGGAACGGCCGAGCGCCTCAAAGAGGTCAGCAAGGCAGCCCAGCAGTATATCGATGCCTACTCGCCGCAGATCCTGCGCAACGCGACGGTGGCCGCCGGTGGCAACCTGGTCATCCCGATCGGCCGCACCGTCGCAGGTGGCGCCGTTCCGGCTGGGCCTTCGGCCGAATTGCCGAGCGTTCAGGGTGCCGGCCTGCTCTACAGCGACTACATCGACGTCAATCCCTACGGCCAGCGCCATTCTCTGGTGGTCAAGCGCGGCACCCAGGGGACGGGTCGTGTCGAGGGCATGGTCATCACCCAGGGCGGCTCTCCCATTCCCGATCGGACGATCGGCAATGTCGCGACGCTGACGGGAGCCCAGGGCGGGTTCGTGATGCAGACCCCGCTGGCCGGCCTGGCTGGACAGATCATCGGTACGCGGGGCGGCTGGCAGGCCTCCACCGGCAGCTGGTCATCGGGCGCCGTCGTTCCCACCGGCGGGCGAGTCATGTCGATCGTCGGCCTCAACGACACGTCTCTGTCTGGCCCCTATCTCGCGCGGCTCGATATCGGTGATCCCGAGCAGAATACGATGCGCGTCGACCTGAACATGGGCGACAACCGCATCAACAACGCTCGAACCCTGTGCCGTGAAGGCAATTCTGGCGACACATGCTTGGGCACCGGCACCGTCGAGGTGGGGCCCAACATTCATGCCTCTGGAAGTGTCCGCGCCGATCAGAACGTCGAGGCCGGGCAGAATGTCTTCGCCAACCAGAACGTCATTGCGGGGCAGGACAGCATCGCGCTGCGCGACAGCTTCACCGGGCGCAATTCTGCGGTCGCCGGCAACCTTGCCGTGGCAGGCCAGGCCGACGTTGTCGGCGCCGTCTTTGGCGGCATCTATTACGATCACGTCGACAATCGCTATTACCTGCAGCCGGGGGCGACCTCGAACCTGAACAATCTGAGGACGCAGACGCTGTCCTTGGATACGCGCGTCAACGGCACTTACAACAAGTCCGCGGTGTTCGGCGGCAATGGCACGAACAACCAGTATCGGCTCGGCGACCTCCTGCCCCGCTATGTCCTCCAGGAGGGCTATGCTGCCACCAGCAACACTCCTTACGTCTACAAGCCCAGTTGCGGGCCGGGTGGCGAGCCGAAGGTCATTCTGCAGCCCCAGGCAGATTCAATGGGGTTCCAGGCCAACCTCAATATCACAATCACGGACGACGGCGTCTTTTCGTCGCCCGCGATCACAAATGTCCGGCGTGAGTATAGCGCGCTCGACTACGGCAGCTTCTGGGTCGTGCAGCTGACGGGAACGCCCCAGGAGGCCGGATACATTTGGCGAGCGATGGTGCTGACGTACTGCTACTACCCCTGA
- a CDS encoding ATPase, T2SS/T4P/T4SS family, giving the protein MAGKQHVLAAQEAIAEAIYLKDLDFTDIYISETGEAFMRGLSDVADPIYDIPENAIQDLDMVHKKVCGLGQLEREFVLDHDEVRYRVTKIQGDTSATYHVRRSMFPIPRIGKLGINPMVVRALGTIGHPGAANVPRGSGLILVAGATGQGKTTTASSLLQEYLITYGDIAITIEDPPELKLEGMHGKFGRCFQTRVIGGDFAPYLRAALRQMPRFILLGEIRDPSSASEVLNAALSGHVVIATIHGGSIEEALTRVIKYVQSNLDAELARSMLADGIAAVVHQEMRRIRANDGRVARRIFAESLFFGHDKGLRQKIRDGKIVQLSSDIDLQKSRMDRGEMPVSR; this is encoded by the coding sequence ATGGCAGGGAAGCAGCACGTCCTCGCCGCTCAGGAAGCGATCGCCGAGGCGATCTATCTGAAGGACCTCGACTTCACCGACATCTACATCTCGGAGACGGGCGAAGCCTTCATGCGCGGGTTGTCGGATGTCGCCGATCCGATTTACGACATCCCCGAGAACGCGATCCAGGACCTCGACATGGTCCACAAGAAGGTCTGCGGCCTCGGTCAGCTCGAACGCGAATTCGTTCTGGATCACGATGAAGTCCGCTATCGCGTCACGAAGATCCAGGGCGACACCTCGGCGACCTATCATGTCCGCCGGTCGATGTTTCCGATCCCGCGGATCGGCAAGCTCGGCATCAATCCGATGGTGGTGCGCGCCCTGGGTACGATCGGGCACCCGGGCGCCGCCAACGTCCCGCGCGGCTCAGGCCTCATTCTCGTCGCCGGTGCGACGGGCCAGGGCAAGACCACGACTGCGTCGTCTCTGCTGCAGGAATATCTGATCACCTATGGCGACATCGCCATTACGATCGAGGACCCGCCTGAGCTGAAGCTCGAAGGCATGCATGGCAAATTCGGCAGGTGCTTCCAGACGCGTGTGATCGGAGGTGATTTCGCGCCCTACCTCCGAGCTGCTCTGCGGCAGATGCCGCGGTTCATCCTGCTGGGCGAGATCCGGGATCCATCGAGCGCCAGCGAAGTCCTGAACGCAGCTCTTTCGGGGCACGTCGTGATCGCGACGATCCATGGCGGGTCGATCGAAGAGGCCCTCACGCGCGTGATCAAATACGTCCAGTCGAACCTCGATGCCGAATTGGCGCGTTCGATGCTGGCAGATGGCATCGCGGCGGTCGTTCACCAGGAGATGCGTCGCATTCGGGCCAATGACGGCCGGGTGGCGCGCCGCATCTTCGCAGAGTCGCTCTTTTTCGGCCATGACAAGGGGCTGCGCCAGAAGATCCGCGACGGGAAGATCGTCCAGCTTTCCTCCGACATCGACCTGCAGAAGAGCCGCATGGATCGCGGAGAGATGCCGGTGAGCAGGTAG
- a CDS encoding type II secretion system F family protein translates to MSALKRFEQWFIRVQFSGKARLRIYRKLSRLQKNGVSMPDALSTMWTHESQDGKKKTKPSAIALEAWRKQVDNGKILGIAIQGWVPENDRLVIEAGERAGALAQALDDSIFIYQGQKRIKQALVAGLAYPIFLFFVAIGLLTLVGTNIVPTFDSILPRDRWTGAGASMAWLADFVNVAMMPALVGIAGLVIAIIWSMPRWTGRARIRMDRFPPYSLYKLVQGSGFLLSFATMVKAGIKTTDALRLMQRDASPWLMERLSKTLNIMNNGANIGEALYRSRLEFPDQETANDLRTYAELDKFDEALVVIGRENLEETVHRIEQQSAAMKNGGILLLAVIFAWIASGIFSLQQQMTATF, encoded by the coding sequence ATGTCAGCGCTGAAGCGTTTCGAGCAGTGGTTTATCCGAGTCCAGTTCAGCGGAAAGGCGCGGCTGCGCATCTACCGCAAGTTGTCGCGCCTGCAGAAGAACGGCGTCTCGATGCCCGATGCCCTGAGCACGATGTGGACCCACGAGTCGCAGGACGGCAAGAAGAAGACCAAGCCTTCCGCGATTGCGCTTGAGGCCTGGCGCAAGCAGGTCGACAACGGCAAGATCCTGGGTATCGCAATCCAGGGCTGGGTTCCGGAAAACGATCGTCTCGTCATCGAGGCAGGTGAACGGGCTGGTGCGCTCGCGCAGGCCCTCGACGACTCCATTTTCATCTATCAGGGCCAGAAGCGCATCAAGCAGGCCCTGGTCGCTGGCCTCGCCTACCCGATCTTTCTCTTCTTCGTCGCTATCGGCCTGCTGACACTCGTCGGTACCAACATCGTTCCGACGTTCGATTCAATCCTGCCGCGGGATCGGTGGACTGGTGCCGGTGCGTCGATGGCCTGGCTGGCCGATTTCGTGAACGTCGCGATGATGCCTGCACTGGTCGGGATTGCCGGATTGGTCATCGCGATCATCTGGTCGATGCCGCGGTGGACCGGCCGCGCTCGCATCAGGATGGATCGGTTCCCGCCCTACTCGCTCTACAAGCTGGTTCAGGGCTCGGGCTTCCTGCTGTCGTTTGCCACGATGGTGAAGGCGGGCATCAAGACGACCGATGCTTTGCGCCTGATGCAGAGGGACGCCTCTCCCTGGCTGATGGAGCGTCTCTCGAAGACGCTCAACATCATGAACAACGGCGCCAACATCGGTGAGGCGCTGTATCGCAGCCGGCTTGAGTTTCCCGATCAGGAGACCGCGAACGACCTGCGGACCTATGCCGAGCTGGACAAGTTCGACGAGGCTCTCGTCGTGATCGGCCGCGAGAACCTCGAGGAGACGGTGCACCGCATCGAGCAGCAGTCAGCCGCGATGAAAAATGGCGGCATTCTCTTGCTGGCGGTGATCTTCGCGTGGATTGCATCTGGCATCTTCTCGCTTCAGCAGCAGATGACGGCGACCTTCTGA
- a CDS encoding GspE/PulE family protein: MSDLGKKFTAIFDGLFGAPKKQEPVKRRAKPAAAAPVRTQPANGARAIEAAAKRRAVPTSQPPVASFVDQDDEADVIPIRAPGAAIVPEARSKEVSFVNAELGRPRVPEETESDDLVGFQGNVLTAPGGPFPLTPRQCQFIAALDNGTLLIASSAISHPAVSSAKSLLKRGNFEASQTFLVEMELIRTIYERFQKRSGSSEYSRDTATMQRVVLDLIRTAALQKCSDIHIGIGRHEARVRVRSDGVMMPLRELSSTNAQELLIAAFNMADASDSNYRPMESQGARITSLKTTLPEGVQAVRLQFNPLPDQGRHCVMRLLYSQRKAAHVDVDELGYAQHHIKQIKRMRDKPYGINIISGPTGSGKSTTLQTSLQATIRQKNYEVNVMTVEDPPEYEIRGAIQLPVTNVKTESERNEAFRQTITAALRSDPDILMIGEIRDASSSGLAFQAAMTGHQVWASLHANNAISIIDRLKDLKVEPYKLADCTLLTGLIGQRLVRQLCKHCRMPTAEALEKGVATDDEVRVLRELFGDETVDRKVFFANPQGCAHCRGGYNGRSVVAETILPDDKFMEHVAKNDKIAASAYWLEHLDGMTMLEHAILKVAAGEVDAKEVSYKVGIVDELDPERVKRFLGVAVDALQLAS; the protein is encoded by the coding sequence ATGAGCGATCTGGGCAAGAAGTTCACCGCGATTTTCGACGGACTGTTCGGAGCCCCGAAGAAGCAGGAGCCGGTCAAGCGTCGAGCTAAGCCGGCAGCGGCCGCTCCAGTGCGAACTCAGCCCGCCAACGGTGCGCGTGCCATCGAGGCAGCCGCCAAGCGCCGCGCTGTGCCGACTTCTCAGCCACCCGTTGCGAGCTTCGTCGACCAGGACGACGAAGCCGATGTCATTCCGATCCGGGCGCCAGGTGCTGCCATCGTTCCCGAAGCGCGCTCCAAGGAAGTGAGTTTCGTCAATGCGGAACTCGGTCGGCCGCGGGTTCCTGAAGAAACCGAAAGCGATGACCTCGTCGGCTTCCAGGGCAACGTTCTGACAGCCCCCGGTGGCCCGTTCCCGCTGACCCCTCGGCAGTGCCAGTTCATCGCGGCTCTCGACAACGGCACGCTGCTCATCGCCAGCTCTGCCATCAGCCATCCGGCTGTCTCGTCGGCCAAGAGCCTTCTGAAGCGCGGCAACTTCGAGGCTTCGCAGACCTTCCTGGTCGAGATGGAGCTCATCCGGACCATCTACGAGCGCTTTCAGAAGCGCTCGGGGTCGTCCGAGTATTCGCGTGACACCGCGACGATGCAGCGTGTCGTGCTGGATCTCATCCGGACGGCTGCTCTGCAGAAGTGCTCGGACATTCATATCGGCATCGGCCGGCACGAGGCGCGTGTTCGCGTTCGTTCTGACGGTGTGATGATGCCTCTGCGCGAGTTGTCGTCGACCAACGCACAGGAGCTTCTGATCGCCGCCTTCAATATGGCTGACGCATCGGATTCGAACTACCGGCCGATGGAGTCTCAGGGCGCGCGCATCACCTCACTGAAGACGACCCTGCCTGAGGGTGTCCAGGCCGTGCGCCTCCAGTTCAACCCCTTGCCCGATCAGGGCCGGCACTGCGTGATGCGTCTGCTCTACTCGCAGCGCAAGGCAGCTCACGTCGATGTCGACGAGCTCGGTTACGCGCAGCACCACATCAAGCAGATCAAGCGCATGCGGGACAAGCCGTATGGCATCAACATCATCTCCGGCCCCACCGGCTCGGGGAAGTCGACGACGCTTCAGACCTCGCTTCAGGCGACCATTCGCCAGAAGAACTACGAGGTGAACGTGATGACGGTCGAGGACCCGCCGGAATACGAAATCCGCGGTGCGATCCAGCTGCCGGTCACCAACGTGAAGACAGAGAGCGAGCGCAACGAGGCGTTCCGCCAGACCATCACGGCTGCGCTGCGCTCGGATCCCGACATCCTGATGATCGGCGAAATTCGTGACGCCTCTTCGTCGGGCCTTGCCTTCCAGGCCGCAATGACCGGCCACCAGGTCTGGGCTTCGCTGCATGCCAACAACGCGATCTCGATCATCGATCGCCTGAAGGATCTCAAGGTCGAGCCCTACAAGCTCGCCGACTGCACGCTGCTGACAGGACTGATCGGTCAGCGTCTGGTTCGCCAGTTGTGCAAACACTGTCGGATGCCCACCGCCGAGGCTCTCGAAAAGGGCGTCGCGACGGATGACGAGGTCCGGGTCCTGCGCGAACTCTTCGGTGACGAGACCGTCGATCGCAAGGTGTTTTTCGCCAATCCTCAGGGCTGCGCGCATTGCCGGGGCGGATACAACGGCCGCTCTGTGGTGGCAGAGACGATCCTCCCTGACGACAAGTTCATGGAGCACGTCGCCAAGAACGACAAGATCGCCGCCAGCGCCTATTGGCTCGAACACCTTGATGGCATGACGATGCTGGAGCACGCGATCCTGAAGGTCGCGGCCGGCGAAGTCGACGCCAAGGAGGTCAGCTACAAGGTCGGCATTGTCGACGAGCTCGATCCGGAACGGGTCAAGCGCTTCCTGGGCGTCGCGGTCGACGCCCTGCAGCTCGCATCGTGA
- the pilO2 gene encoding type 4b pilus protein PilO2 has protein sequence MADADKISVLKIGGKKYAVNLFWNEAEDSSRVQEAARREAARQSELELDLFCVRQGVSQYGLGRKRLGHSKGMASLAGHMADSRPGSWLGVFSVDDGYYILAVRDNEILGETDRVFSDELDARTQFEEFLTRGEWSEIYAPASLSIDGAQDQSIETFIASGRPPRLQDINRVGSAFKWIVIGGVVVAIIFGGLLYQKYQAEAEYQEMLRNLEAQARNNLPGRKQQEVEVPPMPWEGRYSAAKYLPACSEAMKRAVLDIPGWKPKAILCNGTGSSVSMNIDRSAALGQGGGTINWIRWALNRKGLDRSSISPVGDNGAEATWSISGDVEVLKPALTPPRLAEARRYLQSWLEETFTQVRFTSGDKNQFFETLKFRFETPYDPSRFSDILGRVEGLTIDRVSLDLARYVYTVEGAVHEKFELPAGVVAANRSGKPQEPARAR, from the coding sequence ATGGCAGATGCGGACAAGATCAGTGTCCTGAAGATTGGCGGCAAGAAATACGCCGTCAATCTGTTCTGGAACGAGGCTGAGGATTCCTCACGCGTCCAGGAAGCGGCCCGTCGGGAGGCCGCACGGCAGAGCGAGCTTGAACTGGACCTCTTCTGCGTGCGCCAGGGCGTGTCGCAGTATGGTCTCGGGCGCAAGCGGCTCGGCCATTCGAAGGGTATGGCTTCGCTTGCGGGCCATATGGCGGATTCGCGTCCCGGCTCCTGGCTGGGCGTATTCTCCGTCGATGACGGCTATTACATCCTGGCAGTCCGGGACAACGAGATCCTGGGTGAAACCGATCGCGTCTTCAGTGACGAGCTCGATGCCCGCACGCAGTTCGAGGAATTTCTGACGCGTGGCGAATGGAGCGAAATCTACGCTCCCGCGTCGCTGAGCATCGATGGCGCGCAGGATCAGTCGATCGAGACGTTCATCGCCTCCGGCCGTCCGCCGCGGCTGCAGGACATCAATCGCGTCGGGTCGGCCTTCAAGTGGATCGTGATCGGCGGCGTCGTCGTGGCGATCATCTTCGGCGGTCTGCTCTACCAGAAGTACCAGGCCGAGGCGGAGTATCAGGAGATGCTGCGCAATCTCGAAGCGCAGGCTCGCAACAACCTCCCCGGCCGCAAGCAGCAGGAGGTCGAGGTTCCGCCCATGCCTTGGGAAGGCCGGTATTCCGCGGCCAAGTATCTGCCGGCCTGTTCGGAGGCGATGAAGCGCGCTGTCCTCGACATTCCAGGCTGGAAGCCGAAGGCAATTCTCTGCAACGGCACCGGTTCGTCCGTGTCGATGAACATCGATCGATCTGCGGCGCTGGGTCAGGGCGGCGGCACCATCAACTGGATCCGGTGGGCGCTCAATCGGAAGGGCCTGGACCGTTCGAGCATCTCGCCTGTCGGTGACAACGGCGCCGAGGCGACGTGGTCGATTTCCGGCGACGTCGAAGTTCTCAAGCCGGCGCTCACCCCGCCTCGCCTCGCGGAAGCACGACGCTACCTTCAGTCGTGGCTCGAAGAGACGTTCACCCAGGTGCGGTTCACCAGCGGGGACAAGAACCAGTTTTTCGAAACATTGAAATTCCGTTTCGAAACACCGTACGATCCTTCTCGCTTTTCGGATATCCTTGGCCGAGTCGAAGGACTGACCATCGACAGGGTGTCGCTCGATCTGGCTCGGTACGTCTACACGGTGGAAGGAGCCGTCCATGAAAAGTTCGAACTGCCCGCGGGCGTCGTTGCAGCTAACCGGTCAGGCAAACCTCAGGAGCCCGCTCGTGCGCGCTAA
- a CDS encoding secretin N-terminal domain-containing protein: protein MRRPFNSSLALALCVSTMLSACASTETIVQTNHARENAERLAAVAPQPMAPRDVSAVKTTDQVYVGATAKLKENGDPLPSKFESGSFTIAKSRLVSFQEVAAAITEQTGIPVAVASVSPRQAGGQAASIPGGAAANLGGNPLSAATAAIAGAGVQGGQIGPIGSLAALEGPTGDLGITGRMKLAYSGRLSSFLDLVGSNFNVAWEHKGGRIVFSRYMTKVFEVPGLPTSTKLAFSMSSGSQISGASQAGGGQSATGGTDQSAKTESSFEVWKDISENLQAMVAGDGAVQVATGQGTVTVVATPTTMRRVSDYLRNVNQILARQVAMSVKVYSVTLRDGDTYGSDINLLFQNAGKYGLRFATTGSLPAPVTAIGSVPAPAVGQTQGVGWAILDPSLNTQGSGIVQALSTKGDVSVVTSASVTTINGQPVPFQVSNTRGYLAQVSVTQSTGSGSGPTAALTPGSVTTGFNLHLVPKIQRDGSVLLQYAMNISELVGSNNGFEVASSGGNTIQLPNVNQRNFIQQAILPNNATLVLAGFEQVRSTSTQSGTGHAALWPFGGVSSKQLAREILVITITPTILDVGSAANLSTTAPLPVR, encoded by the coding sequence ATGCGCCGCCCCTTCAACTCCTCTCTCGCTCTGGCCCTCTGCGTCTCCACGATGCTGTCGGCGTGCGCCTCGACCGAAACCATCGTCCAGACCAATCACGCCCGCGAAAACGCCGAACGTCTCGCTGCTGTGGCTCCTCAGCCGATGGCACCGCGTGACGTTTCGGCCGTGAAGACCACCGACCAGGTCTATGTCGGCGCAACTGCGAAGCTGAAGGAGAACGGGGACCCGCTGCCGTCGAAGTTCGAGTCGGGCTCGTTCACGATCGCCAAGTCGCGGCTGGTCAGCTTCCAGGAAGTGGCTGCGGCCATCACTGAGCAGACCGGAATTCCGGTGGCTGTCGCTTCCGTTTCGCCTCGTCAGGCCGGCGGCCAGGCTGCCAGCATCCCCGGCGGGGCAGCTGCCAATCTCGGAGGCAATCCGCTGAGCGCTGCGACCGCGGCCATCGCCGGTGCCGGTGTTCAGGGCGGGCAGATCGGGCCGATCGGCTCTCTGGCTGCGCTGGAAGGTCCGACGGGCGACCTCGGCATCACGGGTCGCATGAAGCTGGCCTATTCCGGTCGCCTCTCGTCGTTCCTCGACCTCGTCGGGTCGAATTTCAACGTGGCCTGGGAGCACAAGGGCGGCAGGATCGTCTTCAGCCGCTACATGACCAAGGTGTTCGAGGTTCCGGGGCTTCCGACCTCGACCAAGCTCGCCTTCTCGATGTCGTCGGGCAGCCAGATCAGCGGCGCATCGCAGGCTGGTGGCGGTCAGAGCGCGACCGGCGGAACCGACCAGTCCGCCAAGACCGAGTCGTCGTTCGAGGTCTGGAAGGATATTTCCGAGAACCTGCAGGCGATGGTCGCCGGCGACGGTGCCGTCCAGGTGGCGACCGGGCAGGGTACGGTGACCGTGGTGGCGACGCCCACCACGATGCGTCGCGTCAGCGACTATCTGCGCAACGTCAATCAGATCCTGGCGCGCCAGGTGGCGATGAGCGTGAAGGTCTACTCCGTCACCCTGCGCGACGGCGATACCTACGGCTCTGACATCAATCTGCTGTTCCAGAACGCCGGCAAGTACGGTCTGCGCTTCGCCACGACGGGATCCCTCCCGGCCCCGGTGACCGCGATCGGTTCCGTTCCTGCTCCGGCGGTCGGCCAGACCCAGGGTGTCGGCTGGGCCATTCTCGATCCCAGCCTGAACACGCAGGGATCGGGCATCGTGCAGGCGCTGTCTACCAAGGGCGATGTCTCCGTCGTGACGTCGGCTTCGGTGACGACCATCAACGGGCAGCCGGTTCCCTTCCAGGTCTCCAACACACGCGGCTATCTCGCCCAGGTCTCGGTCACGCAGTCGACGGGCTCTGGCAGCGGCCCGACAGCGGCTCTGACGCCGGGCTCGGTGACGACCGGCTTCAACCTGCACCTCGTGCCCAAGATCCAGCGCGATGGTTCGGTGCTGCTCCAGTACGCGATGAACATCAGCGAGCTCGTCGGCTCCAACAACGGCTTCGAGGTTGCGTCCTCTGGCGGCAACACGATCCAGCTGCCCAACGTCAACCAGCGCAACTTCATCCAGCAGGCGATCCTGCCCAACAATGCGACGCTGGTTCTGGCCGGCTTCGAGCAGGTTCGCTCGACTTCGACGCAGAGCGGGACCGGACACGCTGCCCTGTGGCCGTTCGGTGGCGTCAGCAGCAAGCAGCTCGCTCGCGAGATCCTCGTGATCACGATCACGCCCACCATCCTGGATGTCGGCTCGGCGGCGAACCTGTCGACCACGGCGCCGCTCCCGGTCCGCTGA
- a CDS encoding toxin co-regulated pilus biosynthesis Q family protein has protein sequence MHPSKRTLRLALLAGFVGFVAPATAQEAGFGKDIPIGAAARQIVPDGFKVEMADGVDASAKASWNGGGWRQSLAAAARSAGYSAIISGETVRIVKVAKAAPAPVAEATEEPRKASRQGRKERVTERRARPRSEVVVRETTTVETVSSAGFVLVQPKAEAPARSSDWKKYDAKKVAVVESAYVVREGQSLRAVLEEWSGRAGWKLVWSTDYEYALTSSAKFTGDFSTAAHELLRSMANVRPQVTATFYAGNKTLVVGNDLADAAGY, from the coding sequence ATGCATCCTTCGAAGCGTACCCTGCGACTGGCGCTGCTCGCCGGGTTCGTCGGCTTCGTTGCCCCCGCCACCGCTCAGGAAGCGGGTTTCGGCAAGGACATTCCGATCGGAGCCGCGGCGCGCCAGATCGTCCCCGACGGTTTCAAGGTCGAGATGGCCGACGGTGTCGACGCTTCGGCGAAGGCGTCCTGGAACGGTGGAGGCTGGCGTCAGTCCCTGGCCGCGGCGGCTCGATCGGCTGGCTATTCGGCGATCATTTCCGGCGAGACTGTTCGCATCGTGAAGGTCGCGAAGGCTGCCCCTGCCCCGGTCGCTGAAGCGACCGAAGAGCCGCGGAAGGCAAGCCGGCAGGGCCGCAAGGAGCGTGTCACCGAACGGCGCGCTCGGCCGCGCTCTGAAGTGGTGGTTCGCGAGACAACGACGGTCGAGACGGTGTCCAGCGCTGGCTTCGTGCTGGTTCAGCCGAAGGCCGAGGCCCCCGCACGCTCGTCCGATTGGAAGAAGTACGACGCCAAGAAGGTGGCCGTCGTCGAGAGCGCTTACGTGGTGCGTGAAGGCCAGAGCCTGCGCGCTGTGCTGGAAGAGTGGAGCGGCCGGGCCGGCTGGAAGCTCGTCTGGAGCACCGATTACGAATACGCGCTGACCTCCAGCGCCAAGTTCACCGGCGATTTTTCGACCGCCGCCCACGAGCTCCTGCGCTCGATGGCCAACGTCCGCCCCCAGGTCACCGCCACCTTCTATGCCGGCAACAAGACGCTCGTGGTCGGCAACGATCTCGCTGACGCGGCCGGCTACTGA
- a CDS encoding replication initiation protein has protein sequence MKAETARMHLPKEFKKAEQVVMARTEGEEFTLLDRKIFNLLLWHAYRNLKTQAVHKISMDELRQLVGIGSEGSTERLKESLERLWRQNIAVDYKDEETGAKHTLRCHHLSFDMCSMQNGYLDYAFDPLLLEYISNPKVYSLLSWVTAVKFKSLHSLKLYELMKMVFGRFSQVKSFTVEEFHDFLELSDGYDGRFDRVKDRVINPAVKEINECAEFNIAVEYVKGGRGGKVVGIKFIAEPKNARSLSDAANFATAPKDVRRRGPRDAETIDMFSGASDADMSQPPVLRSDTMAEARRIVGEDGNAEDEFSEWLREFPSGRHFTVNPDELFLSWLTMRVKKRNDERFKGVDIDALFVSFVPQD, from the coding sequence ATGAAGGCCGAGACCGCTCGAATGCACCTTCCGAAGGAGTTCAAGAAGGCCGAACAGGTCGTCATGGCGCGTACCGAGGGGGAGGAGTTCACCCTGCTCGATCGCAAGATCTTCAATCTGCTCCTGTGGCATGCATACCGGAACCTCAAAACGCAGGCGGTCCATAAAATCAGCATGGACGAGCTGCGCCAGCTCGTCGGCATCGGCAGCGAAGGAAGCACCGAGCGGCTGAAGGAGTCTCTCGAACGGCTTTGGCGTCAGAACATCGCCGTCGACTACAAGGACGAGGAAACGGGGGCCAAGCACACCCTGCGATGCCACCATCTCTCGTTCGATATGTGCTCGATGCAGAATGGCTACCTCGATTACGCCTTCGATCCGCTGCTGCTGGAGTACATTTCCAACCCGAAGGTGTACTCGCTGCTGTCGTGGGTGACGGCGGTCAAGTTCAAGTCGCTCCACTCGCTGAAGCTCTATGAGCTGATGAAGATGGTTTTTGGACGATTCTCCCAGGTGAAGTCCTTCACCGTCGAGGAATTCCACGACTTCCTGGAGCTCAGCGATGGCTATGACGGGCGCTTCGATCGGGTGAAGGACCGGGTGATCAACCCGGCCGTCAAGGAGATCAACGAGTGCGCCGAGTTCAATATCGCCGTCGAATACGTCAAGGGCGGTCGTGGCGGCAAGGTTGTCGGCATCAAGTTCATCGCTGAGCCGAAGAACGCGAGATCCCTCAGCGATGCCGCGAATTTCGCGACTGCGCCGAAAGATGTCCGTCGCAGGGGTCCTCGCGATGCCGAGACCATCGACATGTTCTCCGGCGCCAGTGACGCCGACATGTCCCAACCGCCTGTTCTCCGGTCCGACACGATGGCGGAGGCTCGTCGCATCGTCGGCGAAGACGGCAATGCCGAGGATGAGTTTTCCGAGTGGCTGAGGGAGTTCCCCTCGGGCCGGCATTTCACCGTCAATCCCGATGAGCTTTTCCTCTCCTGGCTCACCATGAGGGTGAAGAAGCGCAATGATGAGCGCTTCAAGGGCGTGGATATCGACGCGCTGTTCGTTTCGTTCGTGCCCCAGGATTGA